A genomic stretch from Archangium lipolyticum includes:
- a CDS encoding LysR family transcriptional regulator: protein MSEPLFDDLLGLACFARVVELRSFTQAATALGVSKSVVSGRVARLESRVGERLLIRTTRKLTVTDAGMEVYGHCARMLQEAGAATRGASDAGRGTLRLNVPVSFAQLYLAAPLARFLALHPDTTVEVVLSDRLVDLVEERVDVALRITRLRDSSLIARKLATTSLHVCAAPAYLARRGTPERPEDLIHHDCLRYTHLRTEDEWRFYGPEGRIRVPVSGSLATGNGTMLREAAAQGIGLAMLPRFMVDADLRSGRLVTVLDDFAPRPLGIYAVHASGRTPAPRLRALLDVLAAEFRSSKWE, encoded by the coding sequence GTGAGTGAACCCCTGTTCGATGACCTGCTCGGCCTCGCGTGCTTCGCGCGCGTGGTGGAGCTCCGCTCGTTCACCCAGGCCGCGACGGCGCTGGGCGTGTCCAAGTCCGTGGTCAGCGGGCGCGTGGCCCGGCTGGAGTCCCGCGTGGGGGAGCGGTTGCTCATCCGCACCACGCGCAAGCTCACCGTGACGGATGCGGGCATGGAGGTGTATGGCCACTGCGCGCGGATGCTCCAGGAGGCGGGCGCGGCGACTCGCGGGGCTTCCGACGCGGGCCGCGGGACGCTGCGCCTCAACGTGCCCGTCAGTTTCGCGCAGTTGTACCTCGCCGCTCCGCTGGCCCGGTTCCTGGCGTTGCATCCGGACACCACGGTGGAGGTGGTGCTGAGTGACAGACTGGTGGACCTGGTGGAGGAGCGGGTGGACGTGGCGCTGCGGATTACGCGGCTGCGGGACTCCAGCCTCATTGCTCGCAAGCTGGCCACCACGTCGCTGCATGTGTGCGCGGCGCCCGCGTACCTGGCGCGGCGGGGGACTCCCGAGCGGCCGGAGGACCTGATTCATCACGACTGCCTGCGCTACACGCACCTGCGCACCGAGGACGAGTGGCGCTTCTATGGCCCGGAGGGCCGCATCCGCGTGCCGGTGTCCGGGTCGCTGGCCACGGGGAATGGGACCATGCTCCGTGAGGCCGCGGCGCAGGGCATTGGTCTGGCCATGCTGCCGCGCTTCATGGTGGATGCGGACCTGCGCTCGGGGCGGCTCGTCACCGTGCTGGATGACTTCGCTCCCAGGCCGCTGGGCATCTATGCGGTTCATGCGTCCGGGCGCACTCCTGCTCCACGGCTGCGGGCCCTGCTCGATGTGCTGGCGGCGGAGTTCCGTTCCTCGAAGTGGGAGTGA
- a CDS encoding DUF1501 domain-containing protein, translating to MKLSRRNLFQAAFGAAQVGLLARYGLPTSMAQSASGRPTKMLAIWLVGGLHWESFFAPMTRAGIQKFIPPAQGGNYAYGYNPEQVEHLDRSPVDLLAPGPARKLRVPVYWNWANPADRNGSNPVVGNAQIYRPEGYVWADPKYKLYEKAVLLVGADQGTAAHASGLIASMSGVAGSTFRAPAVQAVVANAMASRFPDRALPNVALGGMLPMALGLPALANPTLLSSSATVEPTLSDRRDGTWNGLRARKDEPNLAFDGTPMSGTVPATAVDSALLKAVRRERGTSTAGTDAYMEQLYDTYKGASRTIRRDMLSVLEKTPAWEKLKADPAYPEDWMACTGYADACGMMQSMGDYAFALQLLKSDLVSTVTLRGTSIEGFTFDSHFVNGQIVHAQYLRIAFEMVGRMCLEMSLTPSRSDPSRSLLDETLVYVYSDFGRTFPKVGSDHHPATCALLVGGGIQGNQMLGGYDETMEGSPMGIPVRLVEESGDIVTRSPRSQDIAATVLRAYGLVPGKDFFIPGGYGVFDGVVRT from the coding sequence ATGAAACTCTCTCGTCGCAATCTCTTTCAAGCGGCCTTCGGGGCCGCGCAGGTCGGGCTGCTGGCGCGGTATGGACTGCCGACGTCGATGGCGCAGTCAGCGTCGGGCCGGCCCACGAAGATGCTGGCCATCTGGCTGGTGGGCGGACTGCATTGGGAGTCCTTCTTCGCGCCGATGACTCGCGCGGGCATCCAGAAGTTCATTCCTCCCGCGCAGGGAGGCAACTACGCCTACGGGTACAACCCCGAGCAGGTGGAGCACCTGGACCGCTCTCCGGTGGACCTGCTGGCCCCCGGGCCCGCGCGCAAGCTGCGCGTGCCCGTCTACTGGAACTGGGCCAACCCGGCGGACAGGAACGGGAGCAATCCCGTCGTCGGCAACGCCCAGATCTACCGCCCGGAGGGGTACGTGTGGGCCGACCCGAAGTACAAGCTCTACGAGAAGGCGGTGCTGCTGGTGGGGGCGGACCAGGGGACGGCCGCGCACGCCAGCGGCCTCATCGCGAGCATGTCCGGTGTCGCCGGCTCCACCTTCCGGGCCCCGGCGGTGCAGGCCGTCGTCGCCAACGCCATGGCGTCACGCTTCCCGGACCGGGCCCTGCCCAATGTCGCCCTGGGCGGAATGCTGCCCATGGCGCTCGGGCTGCCCGCGCTGGCGAACCCGACGCTGCTCTCCTCCAGCGCGACGGTGGAGCCCACGCTCTCCGACCGGCGTGACGGCACGTGGAACGGCCTGCGAGCGCGGAAGGATGAGCCGAATCTCGCCTTCGATGGCACGCCGATGTCCGGCACGGTGCCCGCGACGGCGGTGGACTCGGCCCTGCTCAAGGCAGTGCGGCGCGAGCGCGGCACCTCCACCGCTGGCACGGATGCGTACATGGAGCAGCTCTACGACACGTACAAGGGCGCCAGCCGCACGATTCGCCGGGACATGCTGTCGGTGCTCGAGAAGACGCCCGCCTGGGAGAAGCTCAAGGCCGACCCCGCCTATCCCGAGGACTGGATGGCCTGCACCGGCTATGCGGATGCCTGCGGCATGATGCAGTCGATGGGGGACTATGCGTTCGCGCTCCAGTTGCTGAAGTCCGACCTGGTGTCGACCGTCACCCTGCGGGGGACGAGCATCGAAGGCTTCACCTTCGACTCCCACTTCGTCAACGGGCAGATCGTGCATGCCCAGTACCTGCGCATCGCGTTCGAGATGGTGGGGCGCATGTGCCTGGAGATGAGCCTGACTCCGAGCCGCTCGGACCCGTCCCGTTCGCTGCTGGATGAGACGCTCGTCTACGTCTACAGCGACTTCGGGCGGACGTTCCCCAAGGTGGGCAGCGACCACCACCCCGCGACGTGTGCCCTCCTGGTGGGGGGCGGCATCCAGGGGAACCAGATGCTCGGCGGCTACGACGAGACGATGGAGGGCTCGCCCATGGGCATTCCGGTGAGGCTCGTCGAGGAGTCCGGGGACATCGTGACGCGGTCGCCGCGCTCGCAGGACATCGCGGCGACGGTGCTCCGCGCCTACGGGTTGGTGCCCGGGAAGGACTTCTTCATCCCGGGAGGCTACGGCGTCTTCGATGGCGTCGTGAGGACCTGA
- a CDS encoding DoxX family protein, producing the protein MSRFDDFASQELGATVLRVALGAVFLAHAGAKAFIFTFAGTEQFFEAHGFPGWTAWPVFLAELLGGLALVAGFRTRLVALGLVPVMLGALKPHLANGWMFTNAGGGWEYVAFLILALVTQALIGGGAYALGRSPAGVRPVRR; encoded by the coding sequence ATGAGCCGCTTCGATGATTTCGCTTCTCAAGAGTTGGGAGCCACCGTGCTTCGCGTCGCCCTGGGCGCGGTGTTCCTCGCGCACGCGGGGGCCAAGGCGTTCATCTTCACCTTCGCGGGCACGGAGCAGTTCTTCGAGGCGCATGGCTTCCCTGGGTGGACCGCGTGGCCCGTATTCCTGGCGGAGTTGCTTGGCGGGCTGGCGCTGGTGGCCGGGTTCAGGACGCGCCTGGTGGCGCTGGGGCTGGTGCCGGTGATGCTTGGCGCGCTCAAGCCGCACCTTGCCAACGGGTGGATGTTCACCAACGCCGGGGGCGGCTGGGAGTACGTCGCCTTCCTCATCCTCGCGCTGGTGACACAGGCGCTGATTGGCGGCGGGGCCTATGCGCTGGGCAGGTCTCCGGCAGGAGTACGTCCCGTTCGACGATGA
- a CDS encoding serine hydrolase domain-containing protein, which yields MRLRALPLLLLTSCTAATTTAAPPSSAPAPPATAPAPSPTTVQARKLDAATPMKTASSTPFTVSAGWYVTEEDGRLLLEDPERQLRLTLLEVPGPSAEHALAEAWKQTRPGFALPVMHAARPPAQDGWDEVFQNTYEPPAQELRVILGLARRKGDTNYVILLDGAAAAMERRGAQANQVLLGFKSARLDEESFAGKAPLPLTPERLRSFESFLEQARATMKIPGVAVAVVQGNRVLYEKGFGVRELGKPEPVTPRTLFLIGSTSKSLTTLMMARLVDEGRFTWKTPATQLLPDFSLADAEVTKKLTVQNTVCACTGMPRQDMEMLFEYAGFTGEQRIAEMRRMKPTTGIGETYQYSNPMVTAGGYMAAHAAEPRLPLGQAYDRVMQTRVFDALGMKSTTFDFARAAKLEHASPHGMTATFEYAPLPLSVEEAVVPVRPAGGAWSNLRDMERYVMLELSNGRTPEGQQLVSEANLLARREPQVKMTNTKSYGLGLMVGEDHGARLIQHGGNTLGFSSDMFFLPDANVGVVLLTNVQGDGPFRNAVRRKFLEILFDGRDEARNQLDFTLKNRREQLEKGMTDIRVKPDLEWLKTLAGTWHNEGLGRVTLRVEGSGAVFDAGEWRSSVGEKQEKDGSRTLILMDPPLAGFELQAKQEAGGTTLVLELPQQRYVFEKQAAQASGKP from the coding sequence ATGCGCCTGCGCGCCCTTCCCCTTCTGCTGCTCACCTCGTGTACCGCGGCGACGACCACCGCCGCTCCACCCTCCTCCGCCCCAGCCCCCCCGGCCACCGCTCCCGCGCCCTCGCCCACCACCGTCCAGGCCCGGAAGCTCGACGCGGCCACACCCATGAAGACGGCCTCGAGCACGCCCTTCACCGTGTCCGCCGGGTGGTACGTCACCGAGGAGGATGGCCGTCTGCTGCTCGAGGACCCCGAGCGGCAGCTCCGTCTCACCCTGCTGGAGGTGCCCGGCCCGTCCGCCGAGCATGCTCTCGCCGAGGCCTGGAAGCAGACCCGGCCCGGCTTCGCCCTCCCCGTGATGCACGCGGCCCGCCCGCCCGCGCAGGACGGCTGGGACGAGGTCTTCCAGAACACCTACGAGCCCCCCGCGCAGGAGCTGCGCGTCATCCTCGGCCTCGCGCGGCGCAAGGGTGACACCAACTACGTCATCCTCCTGGATGGTGCCGCCGCCGCCATGGAGCGCCGCGGCGCCCAGGCCAATCAGGTCCTCCTCGGCTTCAAGTCCGCCCGGCTCGACGAGGAGTCCTTCGCCGGCAAGGCCCCGCTGCCCCTCACCCCCGAGCGGCTCCGCTCCTTCGAGTCCTTCCTCGAGCAGGCTCGCGCGACGATGAAGATTCCGGGTGTGGCCGTCGCCGTCGTCCAGGGCAACCGGGTCCTCTACGAGAAGGGCTTCGGGGTGCGGGAGCTCGGCAAGCCGGAGCCCGTGACGCCGCGGACGCTCTTCCTCATCGGCTCCACGAGCAAGTCGCTCACCACGCTGATGATGGCGCGCCTGGTGGACGAGGGCCGCTTCACCTGGAAGACCCCGGCAACCCAGCTCCTGCCCGACTTCTCGCTCGCCGATGCCGAGGTGACGAAGAAGCTCACCGTGCAGAACACCGTGTGCGCGTGCACCGGCATGCCGCGCCAGGACATGGAGATGCTCTTCGAGTACGCGGGCTTCACCGGCGAGCAGCGCATCGCCGAGATGCGCCGGATGAAGCCCACCACGGGCATCGGCGAGACGTACCAGTACAGCAACCCCATGGTGACGGCCGGTGGCTACATGGCCGCGCACGCCGCCGAGCCGAGGCTCCCGCTCGGCCAGGCGTATGACCGCGTGATGCAGACGCGCGTCTTCGATGCGCTCGGCATGAAGTCCACCACCTTCGACTTCGCCCGCGCCGCGAAGCTCGAGCACGCCTCTCCGCACGGGATGACGGCGACGTTCGAATACGCGCCCCTGCCTCTGTCCGTCGAAGAAGCCGTCGTCCCCGTCCGCCCCGCCGGCGGCGCCTGGTCCAACCTCCGGGACATGGAGCGCTACGTGATGCTCGAGCTCTCCAACGGCCGCACACCCGAGGGCCAGCAGCTCGTCTCCGAGGCCAACCTGCTCGCGCGCCGCGAGCCCCAGGTGAAGATGACCAACACGAAGAGCTACGGGCTGGGGCTCATGGTGGGCGAGGACCACGGCGCCCGCCTCATCCAACACGGCGGCAACACGCTGGGCTTCAGCTCGGACATGTTCTTCCTGCCCGATGCCAACGTGGGCGTCGTCCTCCTCACCAACGTCCAGGGTGATGGCCCCTTCCGCAACGCCGTCCGCCGCAAGTTCCTGGAGATCCTCTTCGACGGCCGCGACGAGGCGCGCAATCAGCTCGACTTCACCCTGAAGAACCGGCGCGAGCAGCTCGAGAAGGGGATGACCGACATCCGCGTGAAGCCGGACCTGGAGTGGCTGAAGACGCTGGCCGGCACCTGGCACAACGAGGGCCTCGGGCGCGTCACCCTGCGCGTCGAGGGCTCGGGCGCGGTGTTCGACGCGGGCGAGTGGCGCAGCAGCGTGGGCGAGAAGCAGGAGAAGGACGGCTCGCGCACGCTCATCCTGATGGACCCGCCCCTGGCCGGCTTCGAGCTCCAGGCCAAGCAGGAAGCGGGGGGCACCACGCTCGTGCTCGAGCTGCCCCAGCAGCGCTACGTCTTCGAGAAGCAGGCGGCACAGGCTTCCGGCAAGCCTTGA